The following proteins come from a genomic window of Halomarina ordinaria:
- a CDS encoding aminoglycoside N(3)-acetyltransferase — protein sequence MDERDAVDAVDEPVTTTSLLDDLRALGVEAGDTLLVHSSLGSLGWVCGGAPAVVDALRAAVTEDGTLVVPTHSTQNSDPTDWSDPPVPEGWVERIRETMPPYRPAVTPTRGMGAIPECVRDYPDVRRSDHPSLSFAAWGADAEFVVGDHGLDDALGEPSPLARVYDLAGDVLLLGVGHDANTSLHLAEYRADLPTERVTEGAATLVDGERRWVEYDDIEQDTGDFPDLGRAFEREVGLADGRVGTATAKLASQPRLVDFAVDWFEANR from the coding sequence GACGACCTCCGGGCGCTGGGCGTCGAGGCGGGCGACACGCTCCTCGTCCACTCCTCGCTCGGGTCGCTCGGCTGGGTCTGCGGCGGGGCGCCGGCGGTGGTCGACGCCCTGCGGGCGGCCGTCACCGAGGACGGGACGCTCGTCGTTCCGACGCACTCGACGCAGAACTCCGACCCGACCGACTGGTCTGACCCGCCGGTCCCCGAGGGGTGGGTCGAGCGGATTCGCGAGACGATGCCGCCCTACCGGCCGGCGGTCACCCCCACGCGGGGGATGGGCGCGATACCGGAGTGCGTCCGCGACTACCCGGACGTGCGCCGGAGCGACCACCCGTCGCTCTCGTTCGCGGCGTGGGGTGCCGACGCCGAGTTCGTCGTCGGTGACCACGGCCTCGACGACGCGCTCGGCGAGCCCTCGCCGCTCGCGCGGGTCTACGACCTCGCCGGCGACGTCCTCCTGCTCGGCGTCGGCCACGACGCGAACACCTCGCTCCACCTCGCTGAGTACCGCGCCGACCTCCCGACCGAGCGGGTCACGGAGGGGGCGGCGACGCTCGTCGACGGCGAGCGACGCTGGGTCGAGTACGACGACATCGAGCAGGACACCGGAGACTTTCCCGACCTCGGGCGGGCCTTCGAGCGCGAGGTCGGCCTCGCCGACGGCCGGGTCGGGACCGCGACGGCCAAACTCGCCTCGCAGCCGCGACTGGTCGACTTCGCCGTCGACTGGTTCGAGGCGAACCGGTAG